In the genome of candidate division WOR-3 bacterium, the window GTGGCCAACAAGCTGAAGGCGAAGCATAGAGAGGAATGTCTGGCTGGTGCGCGGCGGATATACCAGGCGAAGAGCTACCTGGCAGCGAAGCGGCGTTGTCGGCAGTGGGTGAAGAAGTGGCGGAAGCAAGAGGAGCAGGCCGTGGACTGCCTGGAGAGAGACATCGAGGAACTGCTGATACATATGCGGGTGTTACGGAAGGAACCGGAGTTGTGGAAGAAGGTGCGGACAACCAATGTAATAGAGCGGCAGTTCCGAGAGTTACGGAAGCGGACGCGGCCGATGTGTACTTTTGCCAACGACGAGAGTTGTGCTCGAATCGTGTGTGCGCTGTTTCAGAAGGCGAACAAACGGTGGGAGCAGCG includes:
- a CDS encoding transposase, with product VANKLKAKHREECLAGARRIYQAKSYLAAKRRCRQWVKKWRKQEEQAVDCLERDIEELLIHMRVLRKEPELWKKVRTTNVIERQFRELRKRTRPMCTFANDESCARIVCALFQKANKRWEQRCGRKHRSQAKSKARKPAA